The proteins below are encoded in one region of Apium graveolens cultivar Ventura chromosome 4, ASM990537v1, whole genome shotgun sequence:
- the LOC141717093 gene encoding zinc finger A20 and AN1 domain-containing stress-associated protein 10-like: MSSSESSLCANNCGFYGSPENSNLCSKCYLHFVKQHISLPQPDHDIKVIDDSITSSVDQVSNDKVVDDSSLGKNKSSRCLCCKKKIGLLGFACRCGGKFCSMHRYPEEHSCPFDYKTTGRVALARDNPLVVRDRLGERV; the protein is encoded by the coding sequence ATGTCTTCATCCGAAAGCAGTCTATGTGCCAACAATTGTGGTTTCTATGGATCTCCGGAAAATAGCAATCTCTGCTCAAAGTGCTACCTACACTTTGTCAAACAACATATATCATTGCCCCAACCTGATCATGATATCAAAGTAATTGATGATTCCATTACTTCCTCTGTGGATCAAGTCTCGAATGACAAAGTTGTTGATGATAGTTCCCTGGGGAAAAACAAATCTAGCCGTTGCTTGTGTTGCAAGAAAAAGATTGGATTGTTGGGGTTTGCATGTCGTTGTGGAGGCAAGTTTTGCAGCATGCATCGATATCCGGAGGAACATTCATGCCCTTTTGATTATAAAACCACTGGACGTGTTGCTTTGGCCAGGGATAATCCTTTGGTTGTTCGTGATAGGTTAGGCGAGAGAGTATAA
- the LOC141720792 gene encoding protein PSK SIMULATOR 3-like — protein sequence MALDTWLVKVKKTISNSFVPVRATPPHAKPVNKKSSLGVMAFEIAGLMSKLLHLWHSLSDKNIMRLRNECICLEGVRKIVSNDEDFLLSLACAEIVENLRMISRALSRISDKCEDSTLRSFDQIFDQFCNTGRDPHNWCMSWKDMEAKIKKMDGYVTITATLYREIEELTSLESSLKKSSQSKDHDVTTISRQQKIIDQQQKVLWQRQEIKYLKERSLWCRSFDTVTILLARSVFTLLARIKLVFGMGQGYPHSLHRSLSATVYPSDQNHPSSLDLALGPCAKSTKHQESKGCLSHGFFELNSKLLKPPASTLGAAALSLHYSNLIIVLEKMTRSPQLIGFDARDDLYAMLPQSVRWSLRARLKGVGFSASDPVLAGEWRDALGKILGWLSPLAHNMIKWQSERSFEQQNMMPKTNVLLLQTLYFANQEKTEAAITELLVGLNYIWRFEREMHAKALFESADFNSGFINLQNSS from the coding sequence ATGGCGCTCGATACTTGGCTAGTTAAAGTGAAGAAAACTATATCAAACAGTTTCGTACCAGTTCGCGCAACCCCTCCTCATGCAAAGCCTGTCAACAAGAAATCTAGTCTAGGAGTTATGGCATTTGAGATTGCAGGACTCATGTCCAAGTTACTCCACTTATGGCACTCTCTGTCTGACAAGAACATAATGCGTTTACGTAATGAATGCATTTGCCTTGAAGGGGTCCGAAAAATCGTCTCCAATGATGAAGATTTCCTGCTCAGCCTCGCCTGCGCGGAGATAGTGGAAAATTTAAGAATGATATCAAGAGCCTTGTCCAGAATAAGTGACAAATGTGAAGACTCAACTTTACGCAGTTTTGATCAGATTTTCGACCAGTTTTGTAATACCGGGCGTGATCCTCATAATTGGTGCATGAGCTGGAAGGATATGGAAGCAAAAATCAAGAAAATGGATGGTTATGTGACTATTACTGCAACTTTGTATCGCGAAATAGAGGAGCTTACATCACTCGAAAGCAGTTTAAAGAAATCATCACAGAGTAAAGATCACGATGTAACAACAATAAGTAGGCAACAGAAAATCATTGACCAGCAACAAAAAGTACTCTGGCAACGACAAGAAATCAAGTACTTAAAGGAAAGATCATTGTGGTGTAGAAGCTTTGACACGGTTACTATTTTACTTGCAAGATCAGTTTTCACCCTTCTTGCGAGGATTAAGCTTGTTTTCGGTATGGGTCAAGGCTATCCACATTCTTTACATCGTAGTTTATCCGCGACAGTTTACCCTTCCGATCAAAACCATCCTAGTTCCCTTGACTTGGCATTAGGCCCTTGTGCCAAAAGCACTAAACACCAAGAATCAAAGGGTTGTTTGTCTCATGGGTTCTTCGAGTTGAACTCCAAGTTACTGAAACCGCCTGCAAGTACACTTGGAGCAGCTGCTTTATCTCTACATTATTCAAATTTGATCATTGTTCTTGAGAAAATGACTAGGTCACCTCAATTGATTGGTTTTGATGCAAGGGATGATCTTTACGCGATGTTACCGCAAAGTGTTCGATGGTCATTAAGGGCTAGACTAAAAGGTGTGGGATTTTCGGCTAGTGATCCGGTTCTTGCTGGAGAATGGAGAGATGCATTGGGAAAGATTTTGGGGTGGTTGTCGCCACTAGCTCATAACATGATTAAATGGCAAAGTGAGAGGAGCTTTGAGCAACAAAACATGATGCCAAAGACAAATGTTCTGTTGTTACAAACTCTGTACTTTGCAAACCAAGAAAAGACTGAGGCTGCCATAACTGAGCTGTTAGTGGGGTTGAATTACATTTGGAGATTCGAAAGAGAGATGCATGCAAAGGCCTTGTTCGAATCTGCAGATTTTAATTCCGGGTTCATAAATCTGCAGAATTCCAGTTAA